Within the Magnetospirillum sp. genome, the region CCGTCGATATGGAAGGCGTGGTTGCCACGCAGCGCAAGAACATCGAAGCGCTCGCCAAGGCCAACCAGCTTGCCGTCGAAAGCATGCAGGCGATCGCTCGCCGCCAGTCGGAAATCTTCCGCTCGATGATGGAAGAAGCCTCGTCGGCCGCGCGCGAAGTGATGGCCGCCGGCAGCCCCGAAGAAAAGGCCGCCAAGCAGACCGAAATCGTCAAGGACGCCTTCCAGCGCGCGGTCGTAAACATGCGCGAACTGGCCGAGCTCGTGGCGAAGTCGCAGACCGACGCGATGGAAGTTGTGCAGCAGCGCGTCGCCGAGAGCCTCGACGAAATCAAGACGGTCATCGCGAAGAAGAAGTAATTTTTTCTTCGTGCTAAGAGACAGGCCCCGCCGGAAACGGCGGGGCCTTTTTCGTTGTGGAGACGGGTGCGATGGACCAGATCGGATTTGCCGATTTCGAGCGCGTGGATATTCGAGTGGGCA harbors:
- a CDS encoding phasin family protein; the encoded protein is MPFGDFDFGKMFDMSKFDMTKQMGEFKFAAVDMEGVVATQRKNIEALAKANQLAVESMQAIARRQSEIFRSMMEEASSAAREVMAAGSPEEKAAKQTEIVKDAFQRAVVNMRELAELVAKSQTDAMEVVQQRVAESLDEIKTVIAKKK